The stretch of DNA GGTACAGGCGGCAATGGCTGGGGCTGGGGTGACCTCTGGGCTAGAGCCGAGACCAGGGCTTGGCAATCCGCATCGCTGTGCCAGGGCGTCAGGATAAACGTCACATCGCTGTAATCGGGACATTCGGCGGTGATGCGGTGCTGCGTATGTAACCACTCATCCAGAGCAAACCCCGTCAGACCCAGGCGCTGGGTTTGAATCACCAAACGGGTCGGGTCTTGGGCAGCAAATCCAGGAATAGCAGTATCAATTCTCAGGACTTGATAACCTGGCAATTGCTGAATCTGGTCTATTAGCCAACCCACGCGGTTCAATAGGGCCTCAAACAGTGGCTCCCCTTGGGCCGCCATTTGTTCAGCGCTGGCCGCTAAAGACGCCAAAAGCAGGTAGCTGGGGCTAGTGGTCTGGATCAAGTTCAAACACTGCTGGACGCGCTGGGGCGATACCCGTGTCCCCTGGAGATGCAACAGCGCCGATTGGGTCAACGACGTCAGTACCTTATGGGTGGAATGAATCACTAGGTCTGCGCCGCTGGTCAAAGCCGACGGGGGTAACGCCGGATGGAACGGGAAATGGGCGCCATGGGCTTCATCAACGATCACCGGAACATGGTGTTGATGAGCAATGGCAACACATTCGGCCACCGGGCCACACACCCCTTTGTACGTTGGGGAATGGAGCACCACTGCTGTGATGTTGGCCGTTCCCGATTGCTGGAAGGCCGCTGTCAATTGCGCTGGCGTTATCCCCCCCCACACTTGCTGTTGCGCATCCCAGGCGGGTGTGAGAAAGATGGGTTCAGCGCCTGTGAGCATCAGGCCATGAATGACTGATTGATGGGCATTCCGGGGTAGGATGACTTGTCCCCCTGGGCGATGTACAGCCAGGAGAGCCGCTAACACCCCCGCCGTGGCCCCGTTCACCAAAAACCACGTGTGTTGCGCTCCAAAGATTTCAGCGACGCGCGCTTGAGCGTCCCGGAGCAATCCGTCCGGTTGCGCCAGGTTATCCAAACCAGGAATTTCACTCAAATCCGCTTGAAAGACCGCCTCTCCCCACCACTGGCGTAAACCGTCTGGCGCACCCTTGCCCCGTTGATGCCCTGGCGTATGAAAACCCCTGTATCCTCGGGCCAGGTGTTGCAGTTGTTGCACCAGTCTGGGAACCATTGCTGCCAACCTGCTATAGCTAAGCTGCTTTAGTTTGTCAGAAAGAGGAGAGGAAACCCAAAGGCGGGGCCGTGCTCCGGGACTCAAGGGCTGACAACCATAGATGGCTTGGCTATATCTTGACAAGGGGTGTTATCGTGATTCTCCCTCCATGATGCGACGGTGGGGTTGGTCGGTGCTAGGAGCCATGCTTTTGACGCTGGGCGGGGGACGAGTCCAGGCTGCCGAAACTTTACTGCTCAGCTATGGCCCTTTAGAATTTGCCGTCACGGTGGCCAACCTGGAAACTTACATCCAAACCGGACAGGTGCCCAGCCGTTTTCAGCCGCTGGTGGTCCAGTTACCCGCTGCGGAGTTAGCCCGTTTCACTGCCACCCTGCAACAACCGATTGCTGTCGCCCCAGAAGCTGTGGAGCGGGTCTTTGGCACCTCCACCGGGCGGGTGTTATTGAACCGTCTCGGTTTAGTTGTACAAACAGAACGGGGTGAAAGCCGATGCCCTGAAAACCGCTACGCTGCGGGCGGCTCAACAACCCGGCGGTGTAACTTTTTTGCGGATATTGCGGGAATTTCCAGGCACGACTATCCGGCTGAATCTGGTGCGCGGTTTAGCTGTTATCACCGAAGTCAATCGCTACATCACCCAAGTCAACCATGCCCTGGCCGTCTTGAACCAGGAATTTCTCCAGCAGGCTCGTCGCCAGTCCCTACCCCCCAATCTTCCCGATTTAACCCAGCGCGGTCCTGTCACTTGGCAGGTCAAAGACCTGACTCTAACCGACACCCGTCGCCAGCGCAACCCAACCCGCCCACCGTTGTCATTTCCCACGGCCTGGGGGACAGTCGCCAGAGTTTTGCCTATCTCGCTGAACATCTGGCATCTTATGGGTTGGCCGTCGTTTTACCCGAACACCCTGGCAGTGATGCTCGCCGCCTGCAACAGGTGTTAGACGGTCAAGCGAACGAATACATCATTCCCCAGGAGTTGGTGGACCGGCCCCAAGACATCCGCTTTGTGCTGGACGCCCTTGCCGACCAACCCATTAACCGAGAGCGAGTCCTGGTGGTCGGACATTCCTACGGGGGCTACACAGCGCTGGCCGTGGGGGGTGCCCGGTTGAATCTAGCCCATTTATCCCAAGTGTGCGCCCAGGTAGAGCAGGGAGTGGCCCTGAATCTGTCGCTGTTACTGCAATGCCCAGGCCGGCGCTTGTCCAATCCTCCGGTGCAGTTTCGCGATGAACGGGTGGTGGGTGTCGTGGCAATTAACCCGGTCGGCAGCGACCTATTCGGTCCTACTGGTTTGGCCCAGGTGAAAGTCCCTACCCTCATCGTAGCTGCCACTCAAGACGTCGCTGCGCCAGCCTTGGATGAACAAATTTTGCCGTTGACCTGGCTCGGCAGCCCCCAGCGATATTTAGCCCTCATTGAAGGCGCCAGCCATTTTTCCGTGCTGGGACAGAATACAACCGGCATTCCCTTACCGATTGACGTGGTTGGTCCAGCGCCGGAAGTTGCCCAGTTGTATATCAACGTTCTGACGTTGGCCTTTGCCCAGGTACATCTAGCCCAACGGAGCGAATTTGCCCCTTTTCTCACCGCCGCCTATGCCCGGCGATTGACGCGCAATCCCTTGCCCTTGCAGTTGGTGAGTAACCCGCCGGTCACACCTTTACAACAGGCCCTCGCCCCCTGAAGGGTACACTAGCCATAGGTGAAACACAGGTGGTCAATGCAAGCGGAACTGACACCCCAAGACTTTCAGCAACAGGTGCTTACGGAACTGCGCAACATCAATGGCCGGTTGGACCAGCTTGAGAACCGCATGGACCGGCTCGAAAGCCGTATGGATCAGCTGGAAAGCCGCATGGACCGATTGGAGAGCCGGATGGATAAGCTCGAGAACCGGATGGATAAGCTGGAAATCGAACTGAGCGCCTACACAAAAGGTTTAGATGGCATGGTGCGCATGGCTACAACGATTGTGATTACTGCTGGTGCTGCCGTCATCTTTGCTCCTCTGATCAAGGAACTGGCCCCTGCGATTGCCAGCCTACTTAAAAGCGCTTAGGTATTGTGGCTGTGATAACCGTTTGGTGATTCCCAGATGTACGCACCTACTTGGGAATTGAACGCACCCCTAACCCTAACTTTTTCTGGGAGTGCCAAGTTTCATTACCTGCTTTGAGTGACCAAGAAACGCGTCATGTCAACCATCTCAGCGAGCGTTACCTGCATTACTTGGAAGAAGGAGAGGTCAGCGAGGGAACGTTGAACATTATTTTGCTTGCTCCTCTGCTAGATGGTTTAGGATTGTGCGATCCGCCTTATCATGTCCGCGGTGAAACGTGGGTGTCTATTGAAACCACAGTGGATACCGATGAGAGGAGAGTGCCCTGGAAGGACGGATTCGTGCCTTGACGGTTCGGGAACAGTTTTGGTTGGTTCTCATCGCAGGCAAGCGGGGTGGCTTTAATGTTCTCCAAGCCCTAGCCTATAGGTCTGCATCGCCCCAGTTTCCCGTGTTCGGATTAGCAACGAATGGTTTTGATGATGTATTTATCAAACTAGAGGGAAAAAAGTTTGCCCTTTCCCATAACTTTACACTGCTGGCGGATGCGGAGCACAATTTACTTAGGGTGGCCCAGATTCTCAAACACCCAGTCGAGCCATCATTCCGCTAGCATGTCAATCGGTCCATTTTTTCTCTCTCGAAACAGCGATGGATGCGACCGCAACCTTCTGGCTCAACGGCGAAAGCTATCCATGCCGACCGCACCTGTCTCTGGCGCAGGTGTTACAGGAGCGGGGTTGGCAGCAAAAACCAGTGGTGATTGAGTACAACGGTGAAATTCTCCACCGGCCCTTCTGGTCAGAAACCCTGATCCAGCCCGGCGACCGCATCGAAGTTGTCACCA from Gloeomargarita sp. SKYB120 encodes:
- a CDS encoding aminotransferase class I/II-fold pyridoxal phosphate-dependent enzyme, whose protein sequence is MVPRLVQQLQHLARGYRGFHTPGHQRGKGAPDGLRQWWGEAVFQADLSEIPGLDNLAQPDGLLRDAQARVAEIFGAQHTWFLVNGATAGVLAALLAVHRPGGQVILPRNAHQSVIHGLMLTGAEPIFLTPAWDAQQQVWGGITPAQLTAAFQQSGTANITAVVLHSPTYKGVCGPVAECVAIAHQHHVPVIVDEAHGAHFPFHPALPPSALTSGADLVIHSTHKVLTSLTQSALLHLQGTRVSPQRVQQCLNLIQTTSPSYLLLASLAASAEQMAAQGEPLFEALLNRVGWLIDQIQQLPGYQVLRIDTAIPGFAAQDPTRLVIQTQRLGLTGFALDEWLHTQHRITAECPDYSDVTFILTPWHSDADCQALVSALAQRSPQPQPLPPVPLPPVTKAVLSLREAFFAPHTLVPWSAAVGRVSGAVVSPYPPGIPVLLPGELITAEVSEYLTTIQRLGGQIIGLQEQQIAVLSNW
- a CDS encoding alpha/beta hydrolase; amino-acid sequence: MYKQNGVKADALKTATLRAAQQPGGVTFLRILREFPGTTIRLNLVRGLAVITEVNRYITQVNHALAVLNQEFLQQARRQSLPPNLPDLTQRGPVTWQVKDLTLTDTRRQRNPTRPPLSFPTAWGTVARVLPISLNIWHLMGWPSFYPNTLAVMLAACNRC
- a CDS encoding alpha/beta fold hydrolase, with translation MGDSRQSFAYLAEHLASYGLAVVLPEHPGSDARRLQQVLDGQANEYIIPQELVDRPQDIRFVLDALADQPINRERVLVVGHSYGGYTALAVGGARLNLAHLSQVCAQVEQGVALNLSLLLQCPGRRLSNPPVQFRDERVVGVVAINPVGSDLFGPTGLAQVKVPTLIVAATQDVAAPALDEQILPLTWLGSPQRYLALIEGASHFSVLGQNTTGIPLPIDVVGPAPEVAQLYINVLTLAFAQVHLAQRSEFAPFLTAAYARRLTRNPLPLQLVSNPPVTPLQQALAP
- the thiS gene encoding sulfur carrier protein ThiS, which encodes MDATATFWLNGESYPCRPHLSLAQVLQERGWQQKPVVIEYNGEILHRPFWSETLIQPGDRIEVVT